The Vibrio cyclitrophicus sequence ATTTGGCCATGTGTTGCTAAACTTATTTAATACAGCAAGACGTTTCAATATGGAGGTTCAACCTCAGTTGGTACTTCTGCAGAAGACCTTGTTGTATGTGGAAGGCCTAGGCCGCCAGTTGTATCCGCAACTTGATTTGTGGGCAACGGCGAAGCCTTTCCTTGAAACCTGGATGATGAATCAGGTGGGGCCACAAGCTGTGATTAACGCAGTAAAAGAGCGTGCGCCATTCTGGGCAGAAAAACTGCCAGAACTGCCAGAGCTACTTTATGACAGCTTGCGCCAAGGTAAAGCGATGAACCATAGAATGGATCAGCTTTATCAAGGTTATAGAGAGAGTAAGCGTCAGCAAGCAACTGGAAAGTTTTTGTTTGGCGTTGGGGCCACTTTAGTCGTATGCTCCGCAATATTAGTTTCAAGCCCTTATGAGCAGCTATCTATGGGCTGTGGCATCGCAGGTGTCACATTTTGGCTGCTAAGTTGGCGAGCTTACCGTCGTTAGACAGTAGACTTCCTTAATATTTTTTATGTGTAGACAGACCCGAGGACAATGACAATGGGTGGTATCAGTATTTGGCAACTTCTAATCATTGCTGTAATTGTAATTTTGCTATTCGGAACGAAGAAGCTGCGCGGCATGGGCGGTGACTTAGGTTCAGCGGTTAAAGGCTTCAAAAAGGCAATGAGCGATGAAGACAAGCCTGCAGATAAGAAAGATGCAGACTTTGAACCAAAGAATATTGAACAGCAGAAGAAAGAAGCGAGCGCTGAAACAACTGCTGAAACAAAGAAAGACAAAGAGCAGGCGTAAATCGTGTTTGATATCGGTTTTTGGGAACTGGTATTAATATCTGTCGTTGGGTTAGTGGTTTTAGGACCTGAGCGTTTGCCGGTGGCGATTCGTAGTGTTTCCAAGTTTGTTGGACAAGCGAAAAGCATGGCAAATAGTGTGAAAGATGAACTTTCTCATGAGCTTAAGGTGCAAGAGCTGCAAGAAAACCTACGCAAGGCGGAAAAAATGGGTATGGAAGATTTATCTCCAGACCTTAAAGCGTCAGTCGATGAACTCAAGCAGGCCGCTGCTGAGGTTCAACGTCCGTATGCTAAGCCTGAGTCTGATAAGCCAAGTGAGACTAAACCTAGTGTCACGGAAACTGTGGAATCTGAAACCATTCAGGTCAACAGCGAAGCTTCAGCACCGTCAGATAAGAAAGCCGAATAGTCTCGCAAGGAGGAGTCGCCGGATACTTGAGTCGCTAGATGTTTAAATCGATAGCTATTCAAGTCGATATCTATTCAAGTGGATACCAATTCAACTGGATAAATAGGTGTGCGGCTCCTTTTCGATCTTCCTGTTTAAGAGGTTTGACATGTCTTCGACTGAGCAGACACAGCCTTTAA is a genomic window containing:
- the tatA gene encoding Sec-independent protein translocase subunit TatA encodes the protein MGGISIWQLLIIAVIVILLFGTKKLRGMGGDLGSAVKGFKKAMSDEDKPADKKDADFEPKNIEQQKKEASAETTAETKKDKEQA
- the tatB gene encoding Sec-independent protein translocase subunit TatB, with protein sequence MFDIGFWELVLISVVGLVVLGPERLPVAIRSVSKFVGQAKSMANSVKDELSHELKVQELQENLRKAEKMGMEDLSPDLKASVDELKQAAAEVQRPYAKPESDKPSETKPSVTETVESETIQVNSEASAPSDKKAE